One Primulina eburnea isolate SZY01 chromosome 4, ASM2296580v1, whole genome shotgun sequence genomic window, TTCGTCGTCAAGTCCGAGAACAAAGTAAACTACTGTCGATTATTCTGAAACTTTTCATTGTCTGTTCAAAGAAATGTTCTGTTTGCATCTGAGGATATATGGGTTTTTTTTCCTTGAAAGGTAAGGTTTTAATCTTCTTAAGATGGTTTTATATGGTGTCACCTTTTGGAATTGTGTTAAAAGCTGCGGCGACTCGTATTAATGTACACAGTGATTGAAATTAAAAATTGTCATTTGATTCGCATATTTGTGTAAGCGATTTGATGCACTCTAACCTATCATATTCTCCAGTTTTTTGGTTTTATATTGAAGTCTTCATTTGGGTGGGAATAACACTTTCTTGGATTACATTCCTGTGAAGTTCAAAAGGTAAAGGGTGAAGTACATTTAAGATTCACATGTACCAATTGAGTTCTATCCGGTTCCATGTTTGACCCAGCCAACTCAGGCACACCCTTTATTGGAAGCACTGGTTAACTGCTTCTTCTATCTGTTAATGTCTGTCTGAGTTAGTTTTCTGCGGTGTTTATTGGTTTATGCTTGGGAAATGCATATTGCTGTGCACTGACATAAAACGTTACGGATTTTTGTGTTTCCAGGTTTCATCTTTTCGCGAGAGTAAATCTGACGACAGGAGGTTTTATGTGTTTACCGCAACGAAGACGCTTCATTTAAGGACCAATTCTAAAAAAGAGAGAGTGGCGTGGATACAGGCTTTGATTTCTACAAGAAGCCTTTTTTCGTTGAGACAGCAGAACGAAAGCATCCCTCTTTTAACTAGATCTTTGACAATATCAACCGAAAGGCTGAAGGATCGATTGCTCGAGGAGGGGATTGACTGAGGGGCTTGTTGAAGACTGTGAGCAGATAATGCTCTCGGAATTTTCGGGCATACAAGGACAGTTTCAAGCTCTTTTCAAGGAACGTTCCAATTTACTTGACACGTTGAGACAATTGGAGGTATGAGTCGTCAAGGCTAACTTAGTTAAGAGAGAAATTTTCTGACTTGTTCTATATACTGCTTCCAATTGGCTCTTTTTGCTTGATGGGTATCATCTAATCACAATTGTAGTTTGTATTTTACATCTGATTAAGAAGTTAATGTAGATGGTCGATTGTCCCCCCTACTGGTATGAAATAATAGAATTCCCAGCTGCATCATTTTTACATTTTTTCCTGAGTTGATATTTCTCGTTTCTTTATATTGGAGTTTTTGCATCATTAGAGGGAAATAGTTCATGAATCAATTCTTAATACCTCTGAAGTTGTTTCTTATGATCCATTTTCCAACGTTTACCTTCTGATGAAGACTCGGTTGTCGGATTTGCTTGGTATGATTGGTTTGCCGTTATTATGAATTGCACGagcatgtatttattttggcagATTATTCTTTATTAGGGAATGCCAATAAAAGTTCTCCAAATCCAGTCTAGCTCTTTGGCATCATGTCTTTGAATAGGAAAACATGAGAATTTCATTTTGCTTTTCCAGGCAGCAAATATTGAAGCTGAAGCCTCTGGACTGAATGATGGGGAATACCAATCAATGAAGCATGACTATACTAATGTAGCCGGAGGAAAATATATTGGTATTTCCTCATCCTTATTCCTGCCCTGGACCTTAAGTATCAATGATAATCCTTGACCCACAAATTTTCTAATTTTTCATTTAAGCTTTATGACATTTTCTCGCatatttaattttgaattttccgttaagttttcaaattttgattttggtACACTGCCCTTTAATTTTCGGCTATTTTGATTCAATTGCTGACGTGGCTTTTGACAAGTAATTTTCAATGTTACGTCAGCATTTTCCTTCCCCATATCAACAATTGGACCAAAATAACTGAAAAAAGTTAGTGAACCAAAACCAAATTTAGCGAACCAAAACCTAAAATTGAACTAGTTTGTGAACTAAAAAAACTATTTTCCCATTAAAATTTCTCTTATTCTTACTAGCGTGGTCTATCTTTGGTTTGATGAGTTCTTTTGTGTTGGTGAAACACTTGTTTAGGAGTTTAGATTATCTTTGTTAGTTATCTATTGTACATACATTCTTGCTTCCAACAATTGATGCTTATGCCTCGTGTATTTTCCAGTGTAGTCAGCCATCGAAACATGGTGCCTGGTCAAGTATacgaattaaaaaatttaaagtttGCTATATAATCACTAGCTCTATTTTTTGGTATAACAGATATTCAGGCCAACAATCTGTATTGGTGCCAAAATTACTTATTTTATTCTCTTGCTTTGCAAGTTAGTATAATTGTTCGAAATGGAACTATTGCTACTGTCGCACAGTATGACTATTCATGTAGTACAAGAATTAAAAtgtggtgcttgtgctgctaGATGGGTTAGATATATTCGGATTGCACATTATTAATTGAATCTTTTGGTGTAGTAGCAGGTGTTAAATCTCATACTATTTGTATAAAAGAGAAAATTATTGTCGAGTGACTTACAAGGCctgaaaattgttggaaactttgTCAAAATGAACAGCCATTTGTAAGGAATCTATAATTATTTACGTTTCTGTTGTTAAATTGGATCACAGGATTTAATGTCAATGTGTGTGAATATGTAGCATATGGCTAAATATTTCTTATTCTTGAAGcagcaaaaaaaattattttccttgTAAAGATCCTGATGAATATTCTTTTATCCTAACATCTTGGTTCGATAACAGAATGGAGCACCACAGAATCATCTGATGATATTGAAAAGCAAGATCTTGATGAAGTATCAGATGAGGATGAAACTCGTTTCTTTGACACAAATGAGTTTTTTCCTGAACCAATAGATCGCATGGATGGCTTTGTGACGTTTGAAAATCCTACTGACTCTGCTGAAAAGGTTGATAAAAAAGTAAATTCTAAATACCCATACGTGGAAAGAAGAAAGAAGCTACCCGATCCAATTGAGAAGGAGAAAGCCGTCAGCTTATGGTCTATGATCAAGGACAACATTGGAAAGGATTTGGCACGTGTTTGTCTCCCTGTGTTCTTTAACGAGCCAATATCATCTTTGCAAAAGTGCTTTGAAGACCTAGAATATTCTCATCTTTTGGATCAAGCATATGAACATGGTAGAGCGGTAAGGTCTATTTAGTTTACAAATCATGCTTTGTTTTGCTTCTTTATGATGATAATGGTAGCAACCTTTCGTTCTTTATCACATCTTTTGCATTGCAGTTTAGTTATAAATCGGGCACTTCAGTTCTGGTAATGATTTTGAGTCAATCACTGGATATAAATTGTGAAAACACTGCTGTAGTCCACTTGTAGCTTTTCAATTCTCTTTTGGATTCTCTAATTTTgaattcatttataaaataagcaATATTCCTAAATATGACTAGTGTGGGTTGATTTTTCCCACCTAAACTTGTAACTCAGGAGATGAGTGTGATCAATCAGttttatcaaataaatattCTAAATATATTGCCTCTTAGACGGTTCTGGTTTTTTGGGAACTCTAGTAATCGTTAACATGAAGAGATTATGAGCATTTCTGGGGAATAATGATCACCACTACTGTTTTCGTGAAACTGCCTGTATGACTTAATGATGAAAATGTGATACTCGATTACAGGTTAAAAGACTTGAATTATGTTGTTACCAACTACAAATTTTGGTGTGGCAAGAAACATTCTCCTATAGACATTATGTTTCATTGATCGTATAGTGGACTAATCTGGGTCTTTTAATAATTAGAATGTTGTTTTAAAAGCCTCATGCATATAATCATCAAATACGATGTTACACCAGGGGAACAGTCTGTTGAGAACTTTGAATGTTGCTGCTTTTGCTGTTTCTGGATATGCTTCATCAGAAGGCCGCCTCTCTAAACCCTTCAACCCTTTACTTGGTGAAACTTATGAAGCCGATTATCCGGACAAAGGAGTTCGATTCTTCTCTGAGAAGGTGATTGTGCAAAGAATAATACCAACATTTTAATTGACCCTTTATGAGATGAGCTAAACTTTTCTTACCCAATTAGCCAATTGTCATGTGCAAGCATATCAACCTGTTCACCTGTTTTCTAGTTATTTTTTCCACTGCTATAGGATTAATGATTATACTTTTAACTTGAATTTCTTGAAATAGGTGAGTCACCACCCCACTCTCATTGCTTGTCACTGTGAAGGTAGAGGCTGGAAATTCTGGGGGGACACTAACCTTAAATCTAAATTTTGGGGAAGATCGATTCAACTTGATCCCGTCGGAACTCTTACTTTGGAGTTTGATGATGGGGAAGTGTTCCAGTGGAGCAAGGTACATAATCCTTTTCTATTCAGCAGCATTTCAGGGTTGATTGTATACACACAGGTAAATTTTCTTATTACTTCTTCTCAGGTGACAACAAGCATATGTAATCTAATCCTAGGTAATATATACTGTGATCACCATGGGACCATGAATATACAAGGTAATCGCCAATACTCGTGCAAACTCAAGTTCAAGGAGCTATCTTTTCTCGAACGTAATCCTCACCAGGTTAGTCCAGTTCCTGCATGCAATTTTGGTTCACCTTATTCTTTGAAGTCAACAAATTGATACTTGCGAGAAAGTACCTTTTTGCTTTTTAAGTGCGGTTTAAGAAGTGAAAATCCCACATTCTATTGAGATTATAaagtgttatttaattattttttttaaaagtgttACTTTAAAAAAGCTTCTCCATGCGAAATAAGTTTTTTATTCGAACTTCGAAGATTTTTTTTAACTAAATGAACTATGACATCTTGATAGGTTCATGGATTTGTTGAAGATGCAATGGGGAGAAAGGTTGCCCGCTTATTTGGAAAGTGGGATGAAAGCCTCTACTTTAACAAGGGAGATGGAACAGGGAACTCAAAAGATTGGTCGGAGTCATCTTTGTTGTGGAAAAAGAATGACCGACCTTTGAACGCGACACGCTACAACCTTACTTCATTTGCAATCACACTGAACGAATTGACGGCGGGTCTCAAGGTATAGATAACCTACTAGATAGTTTATTGTCTTTCTGTTTATCTTTGGTTAGGCGGAGTAGTCAAAGGCATGCTCAAGGCCAATACACACTGGTCAGTGCGCCTGGGTCATTCCAGGAGCACTGGCATCGCATAGGCACGCCATTAATTAAGACAAGGGCTAGGTCTGCACGTTCTTCCCCTTTGTGGTTCTTGTTGATGTATAATATCCCTAGGTTTGTATTATCAAGTTTTGACCGCGCTCAACCTACATGATATGACAAAAGCTCAGGGTGGTGGTGCTGATACAGTATAAGTTAAAACTAATTAATTTACTTTTTTATTGCTAAAGTTTATAATTTCTGCTTTTATAATTATGGATGAAATTGGTGAACCTGATCATAATTTATGggtaaatttttattaattgttTTACTTTTTTGTTAAATTATGTAAAAGTGTCACATGTATGAGTGGATTGTgttttggttatttgattaaatattgatgaatatttgaatatttaatttatgtgAATTTTAAATCAAGTGGTTATACTTGGATTTTATTGAGAATTGCAGGAATATgtcaatatataattttttccaCTTATGTGCATTTTACGTGTCTGGTACATCAAATATAATTTCATAGTTCTATATGATTTTATCTGTTTGAATCATGGATGAAGGAGAAGCTTCCACCAACAGATTCGAGACTGAGACCGGACCAGCGACATCTTGAGAATGGCGAATACGACAGAGCGAACTCTGAGAAGCTCCGATTGGAGATGAGACAAAGAATGGTATGTGTAATTCCATTTTCTCGACCAAATTTTATCGTATCTTTAAACATCATGACCGCAAACTTACACATGTAATAACTTCTCATCTTCTTATAGTAA contains:
- the LOC140828879 gene encoding LOW QUALITY PROTEIN: oxysterol-binding protein-related protein 2B-like (The sequence of the model RefSeq protein was modified relative to this genomic sequence to represent the inferred CDS: deleted 1 base in 1 codon); its protein translation is MRVKEMHPLCCITLESNPMTGDASPEPTLLRTRSALDFYGSGSDINAGRYDVSTSTSVAGILNKWTNYGMGWRSRWFTLRSNGVLSYTKSRRPDAPPGRDVVLIGSPSTCRRSGRKHSRSVGIVQLKVSSFRESKSDDRRFYVFTATKTLHLRTNSKKERVAWIQALISTRSLFSLRQQNESIPLLTRSLTISTERLKDRLLEEGIDEGLVEDCEQIMLSEFSGIQGQFQALFKERSNLLDTLRQLEAANIEAEASGLNDGEYQSMKHDYTNVAGGKYIEWSTTESSDDIEKQDLDEVSDEDETRFFDTNEFFPEPIDRMDGFVTFENPTDSAEKVDKKVNSKYPYVERRKKLPDPIEKEKAVSLWSMIKDNIGKDLARVCLPVFFNEPISSLQKCFEDLEYSHLLDQAYEHGRAGNSLLRTLNVAAFAVSGYASSEGRLSKPFNPLLGETYEADYPDKGVRFFSEKVSHHPTLIACHCEGRGWKFWGDTNLKSKFWGRSIQLDPVGTLTLEFDDGEVFQWSKVTTSICNLILGNIYCDHHGTMNIQGNRQYSCKLKFKELSFLERNPHQVHGFVEDAMGRKVARLFGKWDESLYFNKGDGTGNSKDWSESSLLWKKNDRPLNATRYNLTSFAITLNELTAGLKEKLPPTDSRLRPDQRHLENGEYDRANSEKLRLEMRQRMSRKLQEHGWKPRWFQRDSAGTFRYVGGYWEARELGKWNECPNIFGEVHESLLNSFEGS